GTAGCTATCAACGAAAAACtcttatttccaaaatgtcagttgattccgattttgcggttgcgagttatgcataattatgtgtattacactgttcaataggccagtgttgtaatttcgttctggttctACCAGAACttaaaaggaggatttcgtgatcctagcatcctcttttttatgacatttttcagtaaaaaaacaaaaaaaaggcttattcccaaattgtcagtggattccgattttgcgtttgcgagttatgcatgattatgtgaattacactgctccataggccactgttataatttcgttctggtatacatggtataccagaacgaaattcaaatttgacgatatttttgctaaacgaattaatctgcaagaaatttttggtacataaacattatgtagccagaggtttccagtggtaaaaagtggggggatgaggctgtggatcacgaaatgcccttttaaatcaaatttgacgatattattttgtgctaaacgaattaatctgcaagaattttttttgtacataaacattatgtagctataggtttccagtggtataaatattttaatttttttgagaaGGGTGGCGGAATGAGGATGttgatcacgaaatacccttttaagcTCTTTTAATACAAACTTTCATCAATCAGGGCTGACgttatttttttccattaaatgCACACTGTAGTACTTTCATTTATATAAAGACAAATTCCTCATCCATTCTTTCGTAAGATGTTGTCTTACATTCCCTTGCAAATGTCTTACAGTTATAAGTGGCCAGATTGTACCTGGTTTGCCCTATCTTTGACCTGGCATTTGCAATGGCCTTCTCTGGGTCCAAACATGCACCTTTTTGTATTCTACTCTAAACAATGGTTGCTCGAACTTCATCCACTCCTCTATGACACCGTGTTCGTGGGTATTGCGTATGACTAAAAGTTTCCCTTCTGTTTCTTGGGCATTATCATGatcaccatcatcgtcatcgGCTTCTTTATAATCAACTACAATAGCGTGACACCTTGGATGAAAGAACCAGCCATTAAGAACGATATGATCTCCTGGCTTCAAATCACTGACTTTCATCACTGATCTATCATCTGAAAAGCGACGAGCTATCATCTTTCCTGCAACGCTACCACCCCATGTACCAATAGCTCTTCCAACAGCATTGCCTGTAATTCCACCAATCAGACCACCGACTATCCCTCCAACGATGGCCCCAACTGGTCCAAACAGACAGCCAAACAGGACACCTATTCCAATTTCCAGCCCGATGGAGCAAGTAATAGCGAGACCAGTAGATACAATACCTTCAACAATTCTACGAACAGACGCTTCCACAAAGTCATTCTTTGATATCTTGCTATCCTTTCTTTCTGCGTATGCTTGGCTCAAGTCCCAAATGACGAATCCTGTTTCAAGGACAAGCACTACTCCTGCTCCAACAGCTTGTGAGCCACTCAAAGCTTGTTCAATAACTTTAGCAGGAATAATCTCTCCTGCTGCTAGTGGTATATTATGTGTTACTTTTGAAATATATCGCACTCCATGCTTTGCTATTGCCCCAACGTTGCCAAGACCACAGCTTTCTTTGATCTTCTCAACCAACCAAATCACTTGGTGAGATTTCGCGATTCCAGTTTTGCAATATGTAGCAAATGCCTCACAGTTATCAGTCAACAATCCATATCCAGTATCACCAACCCGGGAACGAGCTCTCGCTAAAACCAATTCCGGTGCATTGGCCGCTTTTACTTCTTTGGGGTAGTCTATTCGGTACATCTGGTTGAACAAAGAGTTACCAGTTGAATTCATTGCCATTGACTCCTCATAAATTTGTAAATCACTTCCTTTCTTGTACCAATGGATGACAATAATCTCATTCTTGTCCTGATTGACCTCTGACACGATGGAATGATGCCAGTGGCCTATGACCCTATGCCAGGTAATATGATCTGTCGGCTTCAAGATCTCCGCAGCATACTTGGTATCTATTTTGGTTCTTGCACTTTGAACTTGAAACGCCTCGTTCACTTCGGATTCCAttggtgtgttttcatataagACTTCTGTACCAAGGAAAGCCGAATCTTGAATATCACAACAGTTTCTTGATGCCGGTGAAAGATAATCCGCTTTCAGCCATTCTATTCcacatttcttgcaatattttccCATGAAGTCACCATCTTTGGTTCTGTATTGTCTGAAATTGTCAGCATCGTTGTTGCCACAATGGCCGCATGGGTCTTTTGGTGTTATTGCCATGGTA
Above is a window of Amphiura filiformis chromosome 20, Afil_fr2py, whole genome shotgun sequence DNA encoding:
- the LOC140142511 gene encoding uncharacterized protein — protein: MAITPKDPCGHCGNNDADNFRQYRTKDGDFMGKYCKKCGIEWLKADYLSPASRNCCDIQDSAFLGTEVLYENTPMESEVNEAFQVQSARTKIDTKYAAEILKPTDHITWHRVIGHWHHSIVSEVNQDKNEIIVIHWYKKGSDLQIYEESMAMNSTGNSLFNQMYRIDYPKEVKAANAPELVLARARSRVGDTGYGLLTDNCEAFATYCKTGIAKSHQVIWLVEKIKESCGLGNVGAIAKHGVRYISKVTHNIPLAAGEIIPAKVIEQALSGSQAVGAGVVLVLETGFVIWDLSQAYAERKDSKISKNDFVEASVRRIVEGIVSTGLAITCSIGLEIGIGVLFGCLFGPVGAIVGGIVGGLIGGITGNAVGRAIGTWGGSVAGKMIARRFSDDRSVMKVSDLKPGDHIVLNGWFFHPRCHAIVVDYKEADDDDGDHDNAQETEGKLLVIRNTHEHGVIEEWMKFEQPLFRVEYKKVHVWTQRRPLQMPGQR